CAGCCGGAGCGCCAGAGGGTCTTGTCCGGCGCTTCCTTCGAGGCCCGCATCCACGCTGGGTGGCAGGACCCTCGGCACCTCGGCCCTGTCGAACACCGCTCCGAAACGATCCCGGGCCACAACCACGAGACGATCGCCCTCCACCTCGCACTCCAGGTGATGGAACCGGACCTCGAATTTTACGCTCAAGGGATCCCGCTCGGTTAGCGAATAGAGGGTATACCCGCCGCCTCCGCTGGTCCAAATGTGCACCCCCTGGACGGGTCGAAAACGCTCATAAACATGGTCATGCCCGCAAAAGACGGCCTGAACCCCATACCGGCTCAGCACGGGCAAAAGCCACCCCTGCAACTCCAGGCGATCCGGCACGCCGTTGGTATTCATGTCGTCGTATCGGCGCCCGCCCGAGGTGAAAAGGGGACTGTGCAAAAACACCACTCGCCACGGTTTCCCGCTTGCCGCCAGGTCCTCCCTCAACCACTGCAACTGAACGCTCTCGGGCCCGAGAGCAAAGTTCGTTGTACCCGGAAAGGGCAAAAGGGTGGGCGCGAACAGGCTGACGAAGTGCACCTCCCCCACGTCGAAGGAATAGAAGTGCCCTGTGCCGGTCACAGCATTGGTGGGCAGGTCAAAGGTTTCCAGGTAGGGCGTACCCGGCAAGTCCCGGTACAAGGTGTTGTAAAGGTCGTGGTTTCCCATCGTTAGATACATCGGCACCCGCCGCAGCAGGGGATCCATCACACTCAAACAGCGCAGGCCCACCAGTTCCCGGGTCAGCTCCGGATAGACCAGATCGCCCGTGTGCAGGATCAGGTCCACGGCCGCCGTGGACAAACACGAAACCACCTGCAGCTGAGGCAGGGTGCCGGACCCGCTGTCGCCCACCACCACGAACCGCAACCGCCCCCGCTCCGGCGGTGTTCGAAACTTCTCCACCGGCAACGCCACCTCCGCACCCTCCGCCTCCACCACCACTTGGTAGGACCACTCCATCGCGGGTTCCAGGTTTGTCAGTTCCACGACATGGTCCCGGGCGGGTCCCAATCCTGTGGCCGTCCGATCGAGCACATCCCCGTTTCCGTAACGCACACGGACCGTTGCCGGCCGGGCCGTGCGGACGCCGATCCGGGCGGTTCGAGACTGCACCCGCGAAAGGATTGGTCCCCGTGTCACGTTCGCCCGGAGTTCCCCCGACCAGAACAATGCCGCGGGATTGGTCACGTGGCTGTGCACCTGCACCGCCAGGATGTTGGTGCCGGTCCTGAGAATCCCCGTAAAACCGCTCAGATCCACCTCGCGCGTGTACCAGCGCCCATAAAACGGCGGCGTCTGATCCCAAACACTCGGAGGTTGCCGGAGGCCAATGCTATAGACGTTCGTCCCATTCAGCCACACGGCCAGACCGCTCTGGTACCCTGCACGCAGGACCAGCCAGCGTATCTCCGAGGGATTCTCCACAACAAACGCCGTCCGGAAACACGCCGACACCACGTTTGTTCGCTCCAACACCGTGGTTTCGTCTCCCAGACCCGAGCCAAACCCGCCCCGCCCCACCGGCCAGGAAGAATCGTCGAAATCCGGTAGCCACCAACCCGCCGGCGGCCCCTGACTGTCCACCCGATTCACCCAATACCGCCACTGCCCTCCCGCGGGAACCAGCACCGGATCCACCGTCGCCCGGACCTTCGGTCCCCACAGCACCAACCCGGCCAGCCCCCAATACCACAACGACATCACCAGCCGATGCCTTGATCTCTCTGTCCTCTCACTCACTGGTCTGCCCTCATTCACGCCCCGCCTCCTCTGATACGATGCGCTGAATCCTGGCATCCAGAACGGTTCAGCCAAGTTACTTTGGACGCCGTAAGCCTCCATGGGTCACTCCAATCGCAGCCGGAAAAACCGTGCGCGGTTGGTCCCGTCGGCGTCAATGGGCACGTCCACAAGCACCTGACCCACCCCCTCCCGGTAGCGCGTCCAGTTCACCAAATCCTCCGAGGTCTCCAACACCAGCTTGAGTCCGACTTCCTCAACATCCGTGGAACGCAGCCGCAATGTTCCCGGCTTCCCGCCCGGCTCCCACACCAGCCGCGGCGGACGGACAACGATCAACCGGATCGGTGCACTGGTGACCGCGCCGACCCGGTTGCTGGCCACCAGCTGGTACCACCCGGCATCCGAGACGGCCAGGTTCTGCCAACGCAGCCACCGGTTCGTTGCGCCCGGCACCACCGCGCCGTCACGGATCCAAAAACACGCCAGGGGGGCCGGGCTTTGGACGTCCACCTCGAGCGTCAACGGCCCCCCCGCCGACGCCAGCACCTGTGAAGGGACAGAGCCCAAAACAGGCCGTTCGATGCTGATCCACCGAAGTTCTCCCTCCCACGACAATGCCTCGGGCGTCACGCCAAACCGTGCCCACACCCCTTCGCGGTAGATGGCAGCCCGCTCCTCGGCCGTGAGCACACGGTCAAACAGAAACACCTCGTCCATCGCGAATCCGCCGCCGCCACTGCGACGCAGCAGAGTGATTGCCCTGTCGCTCCCGGCCGGCCTTTCGGCTGCGACACTGAGGACCGGGCCCTGGTCCACTTGAAGGTAGGCACGTGTCCCGTCGAACCATCCCACGACGAACCTCCACTGGCCCGGGACGGTCCCGGAGGTCGTGTCCTGGACCTCGGCCGACCCCACGCGGAACCGGTAGCGATTTGTGCGCGTGCCGGTATAGTACAGGGCAAACAGGCCCGGCTTTTCGATGGCATACGAAGGCGGGTCATCCCCGCCCTGCTTTCCGTACGCAAACCACCCACCCACGGTAAATCCCTCGGCCGGCGCCCAACTCTCCGAGCCCGGCACCTCCAGCCCGTCTGATGACCCTCCATTGGTGACAGCCCCACTCCAGCGACCTGCCACCGAATCCAGGTTCGATGCCCGAACCCGCAACCGTTCTCCCGAGATTTTCTCGCGCCACTCCAAAACGGGACCGTCGAAAGCTATGTAGTAGCGGGGCAACCGTTCCGAGCCCTCGGCCCGGATCTCCACCGCAACCAGATTGGAGCCCGGCACCAAGCCGGACAACGGGACCGACACGTCCCAGAGGGCCGTGCCCGGCCCGTCCAGATCCGACTGCACAAGCCATGACTGAATCGGCGCATTCGTGAAGCCGGGTCCTTCCGCAATCCAGCGACCATTCACCCATAAGCGCCAGCGCAAACCGGATCGCAGTCGAAAGGTCGGCGCCACGGCACCCTCCATTGCGCCGGGCCACCTGAACCATCCCCGCAGGGCCACAGCCGCGGGACGATAGCCCCAGAGCGCCTCCAGGTCCGTGGCCAACCCAGTCCGACCATACCCCAGCGGGCCAACCGCCGGAAGCCAGTCCCCGGCGGCAAAATCGCGTTCAAACCATGGCATTCCCTCCACGGCAGCAAGATTACGAACCCACCAATGCCCTCCTTCGGGAGAGGCCCTACGCAAACGATCAGGCCCCGCCACGACACAAGGAACCCTCAAAGCGGTTAAGAGGTTTGAGCCTCCCCGGCGCAGGAGTTCCCACCACGTCCAAACTCCGGTGGGTACCTCTGGAGGAACCCTCCATCGCAACCAGCCCGCGACCGGATCCACCCAGCTCCCCAAGCCTCCCCGGGCAAGCCAACCAAAGCCGGCCCCGCTCCACTCACCCAGCCAGGCCATCAGGGGCACGTTCAACGTCTCTCCGGCAGACACCACGATGTCGGCGACTTCACCGGTCCCGGACGGACCTTCCGGGTTCGTCGTGGCCGGTCCCACCAACCCCCAACCACCGATAAAATCATTGAATCCCTTGCTTCGGTACCGCAACTCAAAAAAGCTGTGGGCGCGCAGCGGTTCAGGTATGCGGAAGCGGTATGTCCCGTTCGTAGCCTGCGGCCATGGCAAGGCCTGCCAATCGCCGGCCTCATTCTTGATTTCCACGGTGGCGCCCGGTGTGACCCCCAACGCCAGGAGGCAAAACTCTTCCACGGGCCACACGCGTCCGTCCCAGGGAAACCTCCACTCCAGCAGCCGCGTGTACGCATACCATTCAACGGAGTCCGTAGCGTCCACACTCGCCACTTCCGGAGGTTGGCCGCGCGCCTTCAATCGGCGCCAAACCAGCCCGGGTACTTCTTCGAAGGCTCCCGCCACCGTCTCCGGCACTGCGTCAAAGGGCGGTTGAACAATGTGAAAACGCCCGTCGTACAGATGCCAGTACAGCAACCCCGCGATCCCCCGGTTCAAGCATACCAACAGGCAGCCTGTATCATAGGACCGGCCATTGGTTGCCTGCGGGTTGGCCGTACCCACAATCACCTGGCACACATCGGCCCGGCCCACACGGTAGCTTTTCGCTGTGTGCGAGTGCTCATGACCGCTCAACACCCATACACGTCCCTGGTAATCGGCAATCACCTCGCGCAGGTCCAGTCCGATGCCACGGTAGGTGACACGTTGCAAAAACGGAGCCACATGCACCACAACCACACGCTCCATGCCCGCCGGCGTGTTCATCCACTGTTGGCGCAGCCATTCTCTTTGCGCCGCATTCCGCCCGCCGTAATTCCCGCAGTTCAGGAGGTAAAAGCGCGTCCCGGCCACATCCAATACCCGTTGCGGAGGCATGTCAGGAAACCAGAGCCGGAATGTCTCGGCGTCCTGCTCCGTATCCAGCTGGTCGTGATTCCCCGGTATCCAGACGATATCCCCGCGTCCGACGTTGGTCAGTTGCCGCATCACCTGCGTCCATAGGGCAAATTCATTGGTACCAAGCTGCCAGAGCCGATCGCTGGGTTGCCAGCCCGGCATCGGTGCCAGGGCTTCGCCAATGTCCCCGCCTACAATGATTTTGGCCGGTGGCGGACGCAGGCTGTTCAGAAATGTAATCAACCGCGGGTCAAGGTTGGTGGTCACCGGATAAAGCCCGCCGCCAAGATTCATATGCGCATCACTTAGGAACACCACCACTGCACTGCCCGGTGCCGTCGGTTGGAATCCCAACGCTGCACAGGCTTCCTCAAAACTATCAAAGTACCGCTCTGTGGCACCGCGCACGGGAGGAAACCCCGCGTCGTGCAGAAGAAACAGGCCCAGCAGCCACGGGATGGCACAACCCGCCCGCCCGGTTAATCGGATGCGTAACATGGCATTCTTTTCCCCAGCCGATGGAAGTTGTCCGTCCACATCACGTTCCTGGATAACCCGTACATGTCACGAGCGGGTGAAGGTTGGCGGACAATCCGAACAAAAGTGGGTAACAACCCCCCTCGGGGAAAACCACCGTCCCACAGGTGGCCACCCAACGCGGCCAGAACCTCGACGACTGTCGGTAGCCCTGTACCGCGCGCCGCAATAGCTAAAACCCGGACAGGTCACACCTACACTAGACAGTCCGGCTTTGACGAACTGTCCCGAACCTCGCCTGGATCGGGCCCGCAAAAACCGGCGACCGATCAACCCGGACACCACCGCAAGACGCCGTTCTAAGAACTTTTCCACTCATTCCTCCGCGTCTTTGGTGCCCGTGAGCACGACCCACCGCGGCGCTCCGCCAAACACCTTGCCGGGTGGCGGCACCCGCCACTACCGCTGTCCCCCCACCAGCCCCGCACGGGCACGAAAGCTGGCCATGGGCAGGTCTCGCGCGGAACCATGAAAGGAGGGATGAGCTTTGAGGGTCCGGATCACTCGGGGGCTGTCCCAACCCACCCGCCGCACCGGTAACGGGCGGGTTGGATCAGTCTCTCAAAATCCGAGCGGGCCCGCGGCCTACCGCTTCGGTGGCTGATTTGAACCGCCGACTGGTTTGCCGGACGGGCCCGTCCCGGATTGTCCGCCAGGAGTCGAAGGTTTCGCGGGAGCCTGCCCAGGGCCGCCCGTGGTCTTGCTCGACCCGGTCCCTTTCTTCGATGGTTCGGTAGCAGGATTCTTTTGGGCCATGGTCTGCGTTTGCAAACTTGATTCACATGCGGGTCTTCGCCCATGAAGCCGGAGGTTCCGGCGCCACGAGAGACACGGCAACCGCATCCAAGGCAGCCGACATGCCAAACCCAAAGGCCTAGAGGATTGGCGCGCCAACACACACCATCCCAACAACTTGGAAAACCCCAGCCGGCTTCTGCTCAACCAGGCTTGCCAAGGGGCTGTTGACGTCGGTAGTAAATCTTCCGGTCAACAAGGAACCATTGCTTCACAGAACCGGAGTGAAAGGAACCACAACTTCCCATGCTCCTCAAAGTCGCTCTCCAATTGGCATCCCCACCGTTGAAGCGCCGGGTGGAACGCGTTTGCAGGGGTTTGGATGCCGAGGTGCAGAACCTGCCCGGGGCGCGGGTGGACGTCACCACCGTGGCACGTTCATGTTGCGACATTTTGTTGGTGCAGTCTGATTGCATCCGGCCGCTGGCTCCCGAGAGCATCCGTCAACTGCAACAATTGCCGGAGGCCCCCTGGGTGGTTGTGTTTGAAGAGAACCCCGAGGGCGCGGTTACGGGCAAGTGGATCGCCGCCGGGGCGGAGGCTGTGTTGTCGCCCCGGCTCACGGATGAAGACCTGACGGAGGCTTTACGGTCGATCTTCACACGACGCCGGGCGTTCCTGGCTGCGGCCCTGCAGCAGCAACCCGTGCCTTCCCTGGCTGACTTCGTCTCTGTCAGCCCTGCCATGCAATCGTTCTTGGATCTGGTCCGTCGTGTGGTGCCCAGTGACGCCTCCCTGCTGATCCTCGGGGAAACCGGAGTGGGTAAGGAACACCTGGCCCGGGCCATTCACGCGGCCAGTCCGCGCGCTGCAGGGCCGTGGGTGGCCGTGAACTGCGCTGCCCTCCCGGACACGCTGCTGGAAAGTGAACTGTTTGGATACGAGGAGGGGGCCTTCACCGGCGCGGTGCGCACCCATCGGGGCAGCTTCGAACTGGCTCATCGCGGCACCTTGTTCCTCGACGAGATCGGTGACATGCCCCTTCACCTTCAGGTCAAGTTGTTGCGAGCCCTCCAGGAGCGGGCCATCCGCCGGCTGGGCAGTGAACGCACCATCTCCGTGGATGTTCGTGTGATGGCGGCAACCAACCGCGACGTTGTGGCCGATGTGGAAGCCGGGCGTTTCCGCCGCGACCTCTTTTTCCGACTGGGTGTGATCACGCTCACGGTGCCCCCGCTGAGAGAGCGGAGAGAGGATATTCCCCTCCTGATCCAGAACTTTATGCGACATTTGCGACCCCGCGTGAACCGACCCGTAACGGGAATCACTCCGGAGGCGGTCGAGGCCCTGCAGCAGTACGACTGGCCCGGCAATGTGCGGGAACTGATGAACGTGCTTGAACGGGCCATGCTCTTGTGCCCGGGCAACGAAATCACCCTCCATGACCTCCCCTACGCGATTCGCTGCCGACCTTCGCAGAACCCTACGACCGGGACCACCAGCCCGACCACCACCGCGCCGGGCAGTCCCGCCGAGTGGATCCATCGGACGTGGGAGGAGGTCCGCCGGACCGAGCTGGACCGCGTGGAGCGCGCCTACTTCACAACGCTGCTTCACGTGACCCAGGGCCGTGTGAGCGAGGCCGCCCGCCGCGCAGGCATCACCCCTAGGGCACTCTTTGACAAAATGCGCCGTCACGGCCTGCGCAAGGAACATTTCCGTTCCCCGGGGCCCGGCACACCGCGCCGCCGAAGTTCCGACTCCGCCAACCCCGGCGATCAGGCGCCCGCGCCCGGCGAGCCAGTCCGCCCCCACCACCCCTGACGCCACGTCACCGCGTCGGGCGCGGGGCCGAAAAACCCGGGCGCATGTGCCCGCGCGCGCCGGCGGCCTCGGCAGCTCGAGCCGCCTCCTCCACCACGCGCCGCATCTGGGCAAACCACCATGCAGCCCGAGCCCGCCGCCGCTCCGCCATGCTGCACCGGCGCGTTCCAAGCCGGCCCAGGTCCAGTTCCAGTTGCATTCCCTTCCCCCGCAACATCGTGTTCCCGTTCATACAGCCCCATCGTAGAAGAGGGGGTGGGACAAATACCGGGGTAGGGTGAAAATTTTCGGGCCGGCTATGGAATCGCAACCCGCCGGGCATTTCATTGCTCCGCGCACGCTCTGTCACCAATTCTCATGACATGCATTCTGTGCGCCGCCCCTATAAGTTGAGTCCATTGAGAGTTTCGTCCTCAGCGCCATGAACGACCGATTCACGAGACCTCGTCGGGGCGAAACGTATGGAGCCGGGGCGCCCGCAAGGCTTCGCAGGCTGTTGGCCTGGTTGGGGGCCGGGGTGTTGGGATTGGTCCTGTTCCAGGCATGCGGGCGGTCCGGTCCGTCCACGGACCCGGCTGCGACACCTCCTACCGGATCGCCTCCATCGGTTGAGCCGGGTCAACCCCTTGGACCGCCGGGCTCCCCCGCCCACGTAAACACACCGGCCGCACCCGCAGCCGCCGCGCCGGATTTGCAAGCACTCACCCAGGCCGTGCGCCGGTACAGCGCCGAACGAAGGCGCGTCCCCGGCGGATTGGACGAGGTGGTGGCCGCAGGCTATATCAAGACCCTTCCACCGCCTCCGCCGGGCATGCGATACACCATCGACCCCAAACGGCTGGAGGTCATGCTGGTCAAACGGTGACAGAGATCCCGCCATGCGCCTCAATCCTTGTCATGACCGGCCCGCACAACCCCACACGGGCCCGTGTGCATTCACCTTGATCGAGCTGTTGGTCGTAATCGCCATCCTGGCCATCCTGGCGTCCATGCTTTTGCCGGCGCTGGGGAAAGCCAAGGCCAAGGCCCACACCACCCAGTGCATGGCCAACCAAAAACAGATCGGGGTGGCCATGGCCTTGCACCTCAACGACAACAACGACATGTACCCCTATGCCGCCATTTACACCGGGGACTACATGTACCAGATGTCCTGGGACGACCTGCTGCATCGGAGTCTGGGAGGCACGGCCCCCCAATCGGAACTCGACCTGGCGATCATGGACAGCGTGTACGTCCCGAAACTCCTCAAATGCCCGGCTGACCGGGTCCCGAACACGGTGGTTTGGGCGCAGTACGGCCAGCGCCGGACCTACTCGATGATCGAAGCCTCGTTATCAGTGAACCGGTTCGGCGATCCCCTGCCGCCCACCACACGGGGTGTGGGCGTATATTATTGGTGGCGCGGCGTGCCGGGCCTGCCCAATTGGGAACAACCGGGCTATAAGAGCTCCGTGGTCGAGCAACCAGCGCGGACCTTTCTCCTCGCCGAAAACCCGAAAACCAACAACATCGCCGGCAACTGCTGGCCCGCTGCCGTGCCCAGTCCCGCCCGGCAACTGGAGGGCTACGGTGGTCCCGTCTACTACCTGCACAACGGGCGCTTCAACTATCTGTTCCACGACGGGCACAGCGAACTGTTGAAAGTGGAACAAACCATCGGCCGCGGTTCCATCAACGATCCGCGCGGCTTCTGGACGGTCGTGGCGAACGACTGAACCCCGTTGGCCCTGTAGAGGGGCGAACGGCTCATTCCCTCCGCCGCGCCACATCGGGTGGGCCATGGAAACGCCCGAGCCGGCCCATGCGAATCGCCTTGCGATCTGAACTCAACGGGCTCCACCACACCCTTTTCTCTCCCGGCCCGAACGACCCAACCGCCGGGCACCGACAATCTGTGGCCCTCACCAAAAGCCGCAAGCGCCCCGCCGCAGCGGTTTCCTGCTGGGAATCATAAAGCGCCTTGATCGCGAGGCCGGGTGAATCTTCCGGCGCATCAACGGTGCTACCCACTCAGTTGCCGGCCCCTCCGGCCCATATGCGTGGCGCTCCGGAACACCCGCTCGGCCGGCGCGCAGCTCATCAAAACCAGTTGCCTTCGGAAGGCTCTTGTCCTAGAAGCTTCAAGTATGAAGTTCCTGTCATGGGTGGCTGCCAGCTTGGTGGGGGTCACCGGGCTACTGAGTAATCCTCCGGCCGTGCATGCTGGGTCGACTGCCCGGTCGGACCGCAAACCATTGTACGCCCCTCACCATCCCTACGAAATCCCGGCCCGAGCCTCCGTCGGTCGACGTCCCAAAGCCTCCGAATTGGTCTCGGCAAAAGAGGCCGAAAAAACTGGGGAACCCACCGCTGAGGAAGCGAAGCCGATGGCGCCAAGCATGCCCGGCACGGATGCCCAAACCCTTGGATCCCAGCGCGTTGGGGTGAAGAAGCAAACCCCGGTGCCGCCGCCCTTCCAGCCTCCGGAACCACCCCTGACGCCCGAACAACGGACGCGCCTGGCCGAACTGCTGGAAGCCTACAAAGCCGATCGTCTGACACCCGAGGAGTACCACCGAGAACGTGCGCGGATCCTGTCCGGGGGGGTGCAACGCTAGGGCATCCGCTGCACCCCGGCTTGATGCCCCGCACTTCGACCCGTTTGCCCGCGCAGCACAAGGAGTGGCAGGACGATGCATCATTTCCGATACCACGGAGACGAACTGTTTTGCGAGGGCGTGTCGATCGAGACGCTGGCCCGGCGACACGGTACACCGCTTTACGTCTACTCCCAGCAAACCCTGACGGACAACTTCCGCCGGCTCGATGAGGCCTGGGCCGGGGTCCGTCATCTGCCCTGCTACGCCGTCAAGGCCAACTCCAACCTGGCGATCCTGCGCCTGATGGCCGACCTGGGCAGCGGGTTCGACGTCGTCAGCGGCGGCGAATTGCTGCGAGTACTGGCGGCGGGCGGGCCGGCCGACCGCTGCGTGTTTGCCGGCGTGGCCAAAACCGAAGAGGAAATTGTCACCGCCCTCCGTGCCGGAATCCACTGCTTCAACGTCGAAAGCGAGCAGGAATTGGAACGCATCGACCGGCTGGCAGGCGATCTGGGGTGCGTCGCCCCCGTCGCCATCCGGGTCAACCCGGACGTCGAAGCACACACGCACGCCAAAATCACCACCGGCACTTACGAGAACAAGTTCGGCATCCCTTTCGACCAGGTGGAAGAACTTTACGCCCGGGCGGCCCGCCGTCGGAACCTGTGGCTTCGCGGCGTTCAAATGCACATCGGCTCGCAACTGACCCGGGTGCAACCGTTTGAAGACGCCGTGCGCAAGGTCGCGCCCCTGGTACAGCGGCTGAAAGACCGGTATGGTCTCGAGTTTTTCGACATCGGGGGCGGCCTGGGCATCGTCTATGAGGAGGCGTTGGCCAGCGGCGACCCGGCCTGGTGGCAGACGCCCAGGGGCCGGCGCATGTTGACCCCGGAACTTCACGCCGCGCGCTTGGTCCCAATCCTCAAGCCTTTGGGCCTGCGCGTCCTGCTGGAGCCGGGCCGCTTTATCACCGGCAATGCCGGGATCCTTGTCACGCGCGTCGAGTACATCAAGAAAACCGGCCGCAAAACCTTTGTGATCGTGGACGCAGCCATGACCGAGCTCATCCGCCCCGCCTTCTACGACGCCCACCATGAAATCGTGCCCGTCCGCCGCAGCAAGGCCGCCATGGTCGAGTGCGACGTGGTGGGCGGGGTGTGCGAGTCCGGCGATTACTTCTGCAAGGATCGTCCGCTGCCGTTGCCCCGGCCCGGCGATCTTCTGGCCATCCTCAGCGCGGGCGCCTACGGGTCCGCCATGGGGTCCAATTACAACACCCGGCCATTGGCCGCCGAGGCGCTGGTGCACAAGAACCGTTCTGCCCTCATTCGGCAGCGCCAGCCGGTCGAAGCCATCTGGCAATGGGAACGGCCCGCCCCGTGGCAGAGATAAGCGCCTTGTGGCAGCAAGGGGACCTCTGACCCGAACCCGCGCGCCGGTGGGCTCTCTTCCCCTGCCAGACGTTGTGCCCCTCGCCTACATGGGAAGCCCACAGCTGTAGGCAGACCCGATCGCGCCTTCCCGCACGCCCCATCCCGCTTTCCGGCCGGTCCGGAAGTACTTTACAGAAGCCCATCTGAACTCCATCCTGATTGGCCTGATGACGCAACGTTCCAGAAATGCCGTTTCGGAGGTGCCCTTGTCGTCGGTCCAAGCCGGCCCGGGGTCCTCATGGCTGGACCGGCTCCATGAAGCCATCCAGCGTTCCCAAGCCTTCTGGCTCGGCCAACAGAAGCCGGAAGGTTATTGGATCGGCGAGCTGATCGTGGACGTCACCCTCGTGGCGGACATGGTCGCGTTCCATCACTGGGACCGGAGCGTGGACCCGGCCTGGCAGCGCAAGGCCGTGCGTCACATCTTCGACAAGCAGCTCCCGGACGGCGGCTGGAACATTTACCACGGCGGGCCGGCCGAAGTGAACGCCACCATCAAGGCCTATCTGGCCCTGAAGCTGGCCGGCATCCCTCCCACACACCCACGAATGCTCAAGGCCCGCGAGGTGGCCCGCTCGCTCGGCGGTGTGCCGCGCATGAACACCTTCTCCAAGCTGTACCTCGCCCTGTTGGGGCTCTTCCCGTGGAAATACGTCCCCACAATCCCCTGCGAGGTGCTGCTGCTGGGCAAATGGTTCCGGGTCAACTTCTGGGACATGAGCAACTGGACCCGGGCCATGTTGGTGCCCCTGGCCATCATCAATCATTTTCGCCCAACCCGGCCCTGCGGTGTGGACCTGGACGAGCTCTACCCCGAGGGCTTTCACGAGCGCGACCTGCGCCTGCCGCGCGATCCGGACTGGTTTACCTGGCGCAACTTTTTCCTGCTCCTGGACAAGGTCCACAAATTCGCCGAACTGTGGGTTCGCCTCGGGATCCATCCGTTCCGGCGCCGCGCGCTCCGCAAGGCCGAGCAATGGATGCTGGAGCGCTTTGAAGGTTCCGACGGGCTGGGAGCCATTTTCCCGGCCATGCTCAACTCCCTGATCGCCCTCAAGGCACTCGGTTATCCGGACGATCATCCCGAGGTCATCCGGGCCCGCCGCCATCTGAAAGAACTGGAGCACGAAACGGCCGATTCGGTCCGGATCGAACCGTGCCTCTCGCCGGTCTGGGACACCGCCATTGTGACCATCGCCCTGCGCGAATCCGGCATCCCCGAAGACCATCCCGCCGTCGTGCGCGCCGTCGATTGGTTGTTGGACCGTGAGATCCGGTTCCGCGGCGACTGGCAACACAAGAACCCCGCACCGGTCGAGCCCAGCGGCTGGGCTTTCGAGTTCAACAACAAATGGAACCCGGACGTGGACGACACCGCCATGGTCCTGCTGGCCCTTCGCCAGGTTCCCACGCGCGATCCGGCCCGCCGCGACGCCGCCTTCCGGCGCGGGCTCAACTGGATGCTCACGTTCCAATGCCGCGACGGCGGCTGGGCCGCCTTCGACAAGGACTGCACCAACAACATCCTCGAAAAGGTGCCCTTCGCCGATCACAACGCCATGCTCGATCCCGAGTGCGCGGACATCACGGCCCGCGTGCTGGAGGTCATGGGACG
Above is a genomic segment from Limisphaera ngatamarikiensis containing:
- a CDS encoding metallophosphoesterase family protein → MSLWYWGLAGLVLWGPKVRATVDPVLVPAGGQWRYWVNRVDSQGPPAGWWLPDFDDSSWPVGRGGFGSGLGDETTVLERTNVVSACFRTAFVVENPSEIRWLVLRAGYQSGLAVWLNGTNVYSIGLRQPPSVWDQTPPFYGRWYTREVDLSGFTGILRTGTNILAVQVHSHVTNPAALFWSGELRANVTRGPILSRVQSRTARIGVRTARPATVRVRYGNGDVLDRTATGLGPARDHVVELTNLEPAMEWSYQVVVEAEGAEVALPVEKFRTPPERGRLRFVVVGDSGSGTLPQLQVVSCLSTAAVDLILHTGDLVYPELTRELVGLRCLSVMDPLLRRVPMYLTMGNHDLYNTLYRDLPGTPYLETFDLPTNAVTGTGHFYSFDVGEVHFVSLFAPTLLPFPGTTNFALGPESVQLQWLREDLAASGKPWRVVFLHSPLFTSGGRRYDDMNTNGVPDRLELQGWLLPVLSRYGVQAVFCGHDHVYERFRPVQGVHIWTSGGGGYTLYSLTERDPLSVKFEVRFHHLECEVEGDRLVVVARDRFGAVFDRAEVPRVLPPSVDAGLEGSAGQDPLALRLEWNSAPGERYRVERAESLEGPFVGVEDLIANDFRTVWSTPLRDNASLSGAGAVFYRVVWLR
- a CDS encoding LamG-like jellyroll fold domain-containing protein → MLRIRLTGRAGCAIPWLLGLFLLHDAGFPPVRGATERYFDSFEEACAALGFQPTAPGSAVVVFLSDAHMNLGGGLYPVTTNLDPRLITFLNSLRPPPAKIIVGGDIGEALAPMPGWQPSDRLWQLGTNEFALWTQVMRQLTNVGRGDIVWIPGNHDQLDTEQDAETFRLWFPDMPPQRVLDVAGTRFYLLNCGNYGGRNAAQREWLRQQWMNTPAGMERVVVVHVAPFLQRVTYRGIGLDLREVIADYQGRVWVLSGHEHSHTAKSYRVGRADVCQVIVGTANPQATNGRSYDTGCLLVCLNRGIAGLLYWHLYDGRFHIVQPPFDAVPETVAGAFEEVPGLVWRRLKARGQPPEVASVDATDSVEWYAYTRLLEWRFPWDGRVWPVEEFCLLALGVTPGATVEIKNEAGDWQALPWPQATNGTYRFRIPEPLRAHSFFELRYRSKGFNDFIGGWGLVGPATTNPEGPSGTGEVADIVVSAGETLNVPLMAWLGEWSGAGFGWLARGGLGSWVDPVAGWLRWRVPPEVPTGVWTWWELLRRGGSNLLTALRVPCVVAGPDRLRRASPEGGHWWVRNLAAVEGMPWFERDFAAGDWLPAVGPLGYGRTGLATDLEALWGYRPAAVALRGWFRWPGAMEGAVAPTFRLRSGLRWRLWVNGRWIAEGPGFTNAPIQSWLVQSDLDGPGTALWDVSVPLSGLVPGSNLVAVEIRAEGSERLPRYYIAFDGPVLEWREKISGERLRVRASNLDSVAGRWSGAVTNGGSSDGLEVPGSESWAPAEGFTVGGWFAYGKQGGDDPPSYAIEKPGLFALYYTGTRTNRYRFRVGSAEVQDTTSGTVPGQWRFVVGWFDGTRAYLQVDQGPVLSVAAERPAGSDRAITLLRRSGGGGFAMDEVFLFDRVLTAEERAAIYREGVWARFGVTPEALSWEGELRWISIERPVLGSVPSQVLASAGGPLTLEVDVQSPAPLACFWIRDGAVVPGATNRWLRWQNLAVSDAGWYQLVASNRVGAVTSAPIRLIVVRPPRLVWEPGGKPGTLRLRSTDVEEVGLKLVLETSEDLVNWTRYREGVGQVLVDVPIDADGTNRARFFRLRLE
- a CDS encoding sigma-54 interaction domain-containing protein; this encodes MLLKVALQLASPPLKRRVERVCRGLDAEVQNLPGARVDVTTVARSCCDILLVQSDCIRPLAPESIRQLQQLPEAPWVVVFEENPEGAVTGKWIAAGAEAVLSPRLTDEDLTEALRSIFTRRRAFLAAALQQQPVPSLADFVSVSPAMQSFLDLVRRVVPSDASLLILGETGVGKEHLARAIHAASPRAAGPWVAVNCAALPDTLLESELFGYEEGAFTGAVRTHRGSFELAHRGTLFLDEIGDMPLHLQVKLLRALQERAIRRLGSERTISVDVRVMAATNRDVVADVEAGRFRRDLFFRLGVITLTVPPLRERREDIPLLIQNFMRHLRPRVNRPVTGITPEAVEALQQYDWPGNVRELMNVLERAMLLCPGNEITLHDLPYAIRCRPSQNPTTGTTSPTTTAPGSPAEWIHRTWEEVRRTELDRVERAYFTTLLHVTQGRVSEAARRAGITPRALFDKMRRHGLRKEHFRSPGPGTPRRRSSDSANPGDQAPAPGEPVRPHHP
- a CDS encoding type II secretion system protein: MRLNPCHDRPAQPHTGPCAFTLIELLVVIAILAILASMLLPALGKAKAKAHTTQCMANQKQIGVAMALHLNDNNDMYPYAAIYTGDYMYQMSWDDLLHRSLGGTAPQSELDLAIMDSVYVPKLLKCPADRVPNTVVWAQYGQRRTYSMIEASLSVNRFGDPLPPTTRGVGVYYWWRGVPGLPNWEQPGYKSSVVEQPARTFLLAENPKTNNIAGNCWPAAVPSPARQLEGYGGPVYYLHNGRFNYLFHDGHSELLKVEQTIGRGSINDPRGFWTVVAND